The Haloplanus sp. CK5-1 genome segment AGGATATATCCGACCAACGACGGCGCGAGCGGGTTCTCCGGAATATGTATGACATTATTTCGGATCGACACCAGTCGTTCGAGGACAAAGTACAGTCACTACTGGAACTCGGTCGAAGTGAACTCGGCACGGAGTACGGGACGCTGTCGGAGATCCGCGGTGAGGAGTACGTGTTCGAGTTCGTCGCGACGGACGACGACAGCATTCATAGTGTCTAGGGAACTGTTTTACCGATAGAGACGCTGGCGTTGGTAATGGGTCGGCTTGACGATATCACGCTCGAAGAACTCTACGATCTCAAGGACCAGATCGACGAAGGGAAGCCGCGAGAACGTGTTCTCGCGGCGATCGGGCGCAAGAAGGGCGATCAACTGGATACACTGGCTGACCGCCACGGTGTTGTCGAGAAAACGATTCGCAACTGGCTCGATCGGTTCAAGGAAGAACCGATCGAGCAGGCACCTTACGACGCTCCTCGACCAGGAGGTCCAGCAAAAATCGAGGGCAAAGATCGTGAGCGACTGTTCGAGCAGTTGCAACAGCCGCCGACCGAACTCGGATACGACCAGCAAGCGTGGTCAGCGAAACTCTTGCTTCATCACGCCAAAGAGGAATACGGCGTCGAATACCACGAAACCTACGCGTATGACTTGTTGAAAGAGGCCGGGCTGTCCTTGCGGACAGCACGGCCTCAACATCATGAAGCCGACCCTGAAGAGAAAACTGAGTTTCAGGAGACAGTCGAAAAAAACGGCCCGAACTAACCGAGAAAACTGTCGTTGTTGTCGATCAGTTCACCAAGCACGTCGGAACTGTTCAGCGACGTGGCTTCTACCCAATTGGCTCAAACCCGACAATAGAGGTTGCAACAGCGTGGGATTCAGTGACGGTGCTGGGCGCTGTCACCGACGACGGTGACAGCTTCTTCTGCTGGACAGAAGAGAATCTCACACGGAACCACGGGATTCGGCTGTTAGAAGCGCTGAAAGACAAGTTCGGTGAGGAGTTAGTGGTGTTTCTGGATCGAGCGGGTTACTTCTACGCGAGGGATCTGTGGGAGCACGTGAGTGGTGAGCGCGAGACCGAAACTGTCGGAGACAGTTCGGTCTCGTGCGTGCGAGGGGATGATCTCGAAGTGTGGTACTTCCCGTCGAAACTTCCCGAATTGAACGCTGTCGAAGGGTGCTGGGACCAATTGCAAGAGTGGTTCAAGTATCGCCTTATGCCAGATCTCTCGACGCTGAAAGAATGCATTCCACGAGGATTGAGCGCGATCACCGAACCGAACATCTGGCCGTATCTCACCGGTAAAGATTCGAACTAAACACTATCAGTCGGGGGACGTAGTGCCGGTCTCAGCCACGAACTGCGAACTCGTCGCCAGTTCCGAGGAAACCATCGTGGCCGGTGATATCGAACGCGATGCCCCAGGACAGACCGACCGGGCTGGCTTCACCGAGTGGGGGATCGTATGTTATCTCGGAGCTCCCGTGTTTATCAGTGACGAAGTCTACGGAACGTTCTGTTTCTACGGCACGGAGGCCCGGTCCGGTCAGTTCTCCGAGTGGGAAGTCACGCTGGTTGATCTCATGAGTCGCTGGGTGAGCTACGAACTTCAGCACCGAGAAGCGAACAAACAACTCCAACGGACGAACGAACGGTTGGAGCAATTTGCGTCGGTCGTGTCGCACGACCTGCGGAATCCCCTCAATGTCGCCGATGGTCGCTTGGAGCTGGTGGACGAAGAGTGCGACAGTGCCCACCTCGATGCCATCCGACGAGCGCTTGATCGAATGGATGCGCTGATCACCGATTTGCTAGCGCTCGCGCGGGAGGGCGACAGTAAGACTGAGATAACCTCGGTCGACCTCGCGATGCTTGCGGAGAACTGTTGGAACAACGTCGATACTGGAAATACGAACATCGCCACCGATATCGATCGGACGGTTCGAGCCGATGAAGGCCGACTGAGCCAGATATTCGAGAATCTCATTCGCAACGCTGTCGAACACGGCGGTGGCGATGTGACGGTCCGAGTCGGCGAACTGGACGACGGTTTTTACATCGAGGACGACGGAGTAGGTATTCCCGAAGACGAACGTGACGACGTGTTCGACACAGGCTACTCGACAAGCGACAAGGGAACCGGATTTGGGCTGAGCATCGTCAAGCAGGTCGTCGATGCCCACGGCTGGAGGATCCATCTGACTGAAGCCTCCGGGGGTGGTACGCGGTTCGAGATCACCGGCGTCGAGTTCGCTGCCGAATAGATCCGCTGTATTCAGCACATCTCGACAGTTATCGAGTAGTTCGCTCGAGCCGGGCTGAACGTGGGACGTGTATCTTGCGAACGAGTCATCGAACTCGTGGAGGAGACGTCCGGCGGTGCCGCTTCGAAATCACCGGGGTCGGTGCTCCGTAGTGGGGCCGTGGGCTCCCGACAGGCTGCTCGAAACGGGAGTTGGACTGCCGCTGGATAGATGGACACCGCGCAATCCAGATACGGGGCCGGGGTCAGCCCCTCTCGATGCCGGTCGGACCCCGTGGAGGACGAATGTGGTGAAACGCCGCCGATCGGGTTCGTGGCATCGAGACGAGGATCGGTTTCAGTCGCCGTGTGACTGCCAGTCGCCGTAGTAGTACACCGTCGACCCGTCGACGACGTACACCGCCTCACTCTCGTCGAACAACACCCGCTTTCTGGAATCGATTGCAATCCCGACGAGGTCCTCGAGCGAGTCCTCCGAAACGTGATCACGGCCCATGGAGGGTGGGACGGTTCCAGCCGAAATCCCCTCCGAGTATCGCGTGCGATGGACCTGATTCGCGAGTGTCTCCTGTCCTCTCACGCGACGCGAAATGACTCCGATAGCCACCGCCAGGAGTAACACGCCAACACCAAGCCCACCCGGCACTAGGTACGAGAACGCGGTTCGCGTGGGGAGGACGACCTCTCGGGTCACCGGTGTACTCTCCGTCTTCCCGACTGCGAGTGGCTCCACCGAGTACGTCTGCCCCGAGTGCCGGAGGGACGACGTTCCTTCCACGGTGCCCGAATAGAGACTCGTCTCGTACGACGTCGTCACCCGAACGAACACGTGGAGCGAACTCTCCCTCCCGATTTTACTCCGAATCCGTTCGGTCCGATCCGTCAATTCGGGCACGTCAACCGTCGTCGACGTGTCCAGCGAACCATCTGCAGTCGTCACCCGTTGCTCTTCGAGGGTTGGAGCGTTGCCAGAACACGGTGCCACCGCTCGTGGCCTGCATGACGAGTTCGGCCCGTTGAGTCAGGTGGACCTCCTCGTCCGGCGGGACCGTCGTGTGGACGGTGAGCGTCAGATTCGGTGTCGCAGGCAACAGGTACACGGGCTTGTCTCGCAACCGGGTGCCCCGCTGGTACAGGGAACTCCCACCCGTTACGACAGCACTGGTCTGGAGCGTCGATTCGATCGTTTGTCGATTCGTGTTATCGGTAACCGTGGTCGTCGGGGGATGAGTGTAGACCATCCCGCACTCCCCAACAAGAGCACTCCCACGACAAGCAGGACGATGAGGAACGTGCCACCATACGTAGCGATGAGGTACTTCGCTCAAGCAATACCCGGAAGTCCGATCATGCGTTGACCGGGGCATTTCGGTCCGGGGCACTAACTTCGGGACCCGGTGCTGTCGCGGACACGTGGAGATGCACCCGCTCGTCCGACACTTGCCGCTTTGGGGGACTCGTTGTCCGCTTCATCAAAAACACCCGAGTCGTCAAAATGCACGTGACCTATGTACACCCGGTGCGTGGGTCGGTACCGACCGGTTTCCATCTACGCCTTCGAACCGACAGTAACCGACGACGACCCCACGGCGGGCGAAGAAGTATAATTCCGATGACGACACGAGATGATACGCCACGCTGGCCCTCGGACCGTGTTGGGTTATCGATCCTAGCGGTAGTGAGCGGCGTTTGTGCCGCCCTCATCGTCCTCACGCAACTGCCGTACATCGTCCTCGCAATCATCCTCGCCTACGTACTCACACCTGCCCAGCGGCGACTCGAACGCTACACGAGTGCGGGGACCGCTGCCCTCTCCCTAACCGCGCTCTCGGTACTGCTCCTGTTCGTTCTCGTCGCCTACGTCACCGCGATTGCCCTCCAGCAGGGACTGGCGCTATTCAGGGCCGTACAAGCCGGAGAGTTCAGTCCCAGCGTCATCCAGAACCGCGTCGCCGCCATCGGGTACGTGGTCGATATCGATCTGTTGTACGCGACGTATCAGAAGCAGATCACCACTGGCTTGGAGGGGTTGGCCACCGGTGCGATGACCGCTCTCAGCGGCCTTCCCGGTGTGTTCCTCGGTCTAACCGTGACGACCTTCGTGCTGTTTACCCTCCTGCGGGATGGCGAACAGTTCATCACGTGGCTCCGAACGGTCATCCCCGTATCGGAAAGTGTCGGGCAGGAATTGCTGGCGGAACTCGACGACCTCATGTGGGCGTCCGTCGTCGGTAACGTCGCAGTCGCGGGGATTCAGGCCGTGTTGCTTGGAGCCGGATTGGTGCTCGTTGGTATGCCCGGCCCCGTCTTCTTGACGGCCGCGACGTTCGTCCTCTGCTTGCTTCCTCTGGTGGGGGCGTTTGGAGTGTGGGTGCCCGTTTCGCTCTACCTGTTCGGACTAGGTCGCTCCATACCGGCCCTGCTCATCTTCATCGTCGGTTCCGTGGTCAGTGTGTCGGACACCTACCTTAGACCGGCTATCATCAACCGAAGTGGGGCACTCAACGTCGCAGTCATCACGGTCGGAATCTTCGGCGGCATCGTCGTGTTCGGGGTCGTGGGTCTGTTCATCGGCCCCGTCGTCCTCGGTGGCACGAAGGTCGTATTCGACCAGTTCGCTCGGGAGCGGGCCGAATCCGCCGGCTGAGTACGGCTGCAACGAGAGCCTCTTCGAACTCGTAACGGGGGACGGCACACCTGTAGGAGCGCGAGGCTCTCTACGTCGAGGAAGCCCCTGTGATGGCCATCTTTTAACTGGGTATGCGCGGTAGATCCTACCGGTCCATGTCGCCGAATTCGCTGCGGGACGAAGCGGACACGAATCCCGGCGATAGAGGGGAGGATGGGGGCGAACCACGGTGCAAAAACAGAGCGGCACCGAACAGTAGGGACTGCTCGCGAATCGGATCCGAAACGCCGTCGAACAGTACCACACGCGGCAGGAACGAAGAAAGGCGGACCGCTACCGTCGGAAACTCTACCAAGTGACGTCCGATACGGTCGCGACCACCGAGGAAAAGATCGACCGACTACTCGAACTTGGGTGTGACCGACTCGGTGTCGAGTAACGCCCACTGGAACTCGTAGGGGCATGCGTCTTTAGCTAAGCCTCACCCCTCGGTTGTGTAGCGTTAGCGAGCGTTTCCTGTAGTATCGGTCGGTGGCTGTGGATTTTCTGTGCATCTTCGATCAGCCATTCCAACAGCGGAGGTGGCGAATAGCCGAGGAATTCACCAAGATCGTTGAGAATGAGTTGGGCGTGCGACCGGAAGGTCGCCGCCCAACGCCCTGGAGGGAAGACAGCGTCATCATCGGCGCACTCTGTCACCAGCGACAGCAACAAACGGCTCACTAACAGCGACAACAGCGCTGCATACACCAGGATCTTCACAACGTGCTCTTTCGTTGTGTCGAACTCATCCAATCCGTACTGCGTCTTGAGCTCCCGAAACAACCGCTCGACAGCCCATCGACACCGATAGATCGTCGCTAAATCTTCCGGGAGAAACCCCTCACGCGGGAGATTCGTGATGTAGAGATGGTAGTCGTCGGCGTCCTCATCGCGGACGCCGCCGACACGAAACCGCTTGGTGTCCAGCGACCGCGTCCGTTCGACGTGAAGAGAGGTTCTCCAGCACGACGGTCCGCTGCCCGATTTTCGTTGGGGCGTCAGTTACGGAACGGTTACCATACCAATCGCACCCCGATTCACTCGTGTTGTCGAAACAACAGCAAACATGAAAATCAAGATACCTATGATTATTCGTCCCCCAACAGCCAGTATGGGCTCCGTCTCCCCGCTGAACGAGGACGATCTGCGCCTCCTGGTCGCTTACTCGCCCAGTAGTGATGAGGAGATGTGTGAAGCAGTTGTCAACTCTTTCCTCGCCGCCGGTATCGACGTGTCCGAGAAACCAACACAGCTCGTCGATTGGATCAACGCCGACGTCTTCGATGACCTCCAGTGGTCCGCAAATCGGCCGCTCCGTCTCGGCGCTCGAATCTGGGGCCATCGAGTGGTTATCACCTCGGAAGAGATCCGAATCTACACTCTATCGTGAACCGCCACGGGGTCGAGCCACGACTCACCCGGTCTGTTCCGCGGTAGAAGACGGCTTAGAACAGGCACTGCACCGAAGAACAGGACGACTGTCGGAGGAATCGACCAGCCTGCAACACGGTGGGTGCGAACGAGAAAACGATCGACAAAGTACCGTGACTACGGGACGAGAACTCCTCGCCGATTCTTCAGCACCCATATCACAGCAAGTGGTTCACTATTCTGCGGTTCTTTCGTCGGCCGACTCATCCTCGGCCGAACGCCGTCGGTGTAGAACTGAAGGGATGATCGGGCGGAAACCCGTCGATACCTACGATTGGGGACTCGAAGCATACCCCTCGCTGTCGGCCATGCCCGAAACTGCCGGTAGTCTGAAGACGTATCGATTCCGCTCTCCGAGAGCGTTGTGATACGGAACGAGGCGGTCGAACGATCGAGTGGTCCACGCTCAGTTTCGACCGTCCGGCGACGATAGCGGTTGTATCGAGGTAAAGTGTCCGGAGCGAGGACACCCGAACCGGCGATGAAGCTCGGAATCCGACTCCGTTTGGAAAATTATCACTTTTAGATATTGTTAAGAGTATCTATATATTGGGCGCCAGTCGCCATCGAATCACCGTACATTGGGGTACGGACGGCCGATTCGAATCACGGGCGATCGACGAAACCGTGATTCGACTCGACGGCGAGTGGAGTTGGTTGTACGCCGCTGTCGGTTCCTCTACCGACCGCCCGCCCACATCGCCTCGGTCCGACGAGAAACACCGCAACCACCTCGCTGTTTCTCTCGGAAGTACGTGAGACACGTCGAAGTCGACGACGCAGTCGTTCTCGTCGGCGCAATTCCGTGGTTGCAGGCGGCTTCCACTGGCACGGGCTCCGATTCCAGCATCTCACACACGGGAACCGGCGTGCCGTCGAACGTATCTTTCGAGGAGGACGACGACAAACTATCTAATTCTCAAACATATTCGGTCACGTCGAACCGAGTACCGCTGAAAATTGGGTCCAAGCATTCGCCGTCGCGTGGACGGAGCGTATCCGGACACTACCGACTTGGTTCGATTCGGAATCACGGCGTGTGGTCAACGGCGACGTCAGCCAACTCGGACTTTTCGTTTCGTCGAGCGAAATCGGATCGTCGTCCCCCACGTTCTGTGCTCGACCGTGGCTCGTCAGATGACTCTACGCGCCACACGAAATATAAGAATTTAGGTGGTGTGTGAAATTATACTACTGAGTATCCGCTCGAATCGCACACCCGGCTGTCTGCTCTCGCCTCCACACTCTACCGCGATACGTCCGGGCGGTTCACCGGAACGATCGGATTCGGACCTCGCTCGATAGTCGTCCACCACGTCGCTGAACCCGACCGTCGCCACGGAACCGACGCTTACGGACGGTTCGTCGAGGAAGCCGTTCGAT includes the following:
- a CDS encoding AI-2E family transporter gives rise to the protein MSGVCAALIVLTQLPYIVLAIILAYVLTPAQRRLERYTSAGTAALSLTALSVLLLFVLVAYVTAIALQQGLALFRAVQAGEFSPSVIQNRVAAIGYVVDIDLLYATYQKQITTGLEGLATGAMTALSGLPGVFLGLTVTTFVLFTLLRDGEQFITWLRTVIPVSESVGQELLAELDDLMWASVVGNVAVAGIQAVLLGAGLVLVGMPGPVFLTAATFVLCLLPLVGAFGVWVPVSLYLFGLGRSIPALLIFIVGSVVSVSDTYLRPAIINRSGALNVAVITVGIFGGIVVFGVVGLFIGPVVLGGTKVVFDQFARERAESAG
- a CDS encoding IS630 family transposase; this encodes MGRLDDITLEELYDLKDQIDEGKPRERVLAAIGRKKGDQLDTLADRHGVVEKTIRNWLDRFKEEPIEQAPYDAPRPGGPAKIEGKDRERLFEQLQQPPTELGYDQQAWSAKLLLHHAKEEYGVEYHETYAYDLLKEAGLSLRTARPQHHEADPEEKTEFQETVEKNGPN
- a CDS encoding GAF domain-containing sensor histidine kinase is translated as MPVSATNCELVASSEETIVAGDIERDAPGQTDRAGFTEWGIVCYLGAPVFISDEVYGTFCFYGTEARSGQFSEWEVTLVDLMSRWVSYELQHREANKQLQRTNERLEQFASVVSHDLRNPLNVADGRLELVDEECDSAHLDAIRRALDRMDALITDLLALAREGDSKTEITSVDLAMLAENCWNNVDTGNTNIATDIDRTVRADEGRLSQIFENLIRNAVEHGGGDVTVRVGELDDGFYIEDDGVGIPEDERDDVFDTGYSTSDKGTGFGLSIVKQVVDAHGWRIHLTEASGGGTRFEITGVEFAAE
- a CDS encoding DUF5305 family protein — its product is MAPCSGNAPTLEEQRVTTADGSLDTSTTVDVPELTDRTERIRSKIGRESSLHVFVRVTTSYETSLYSGTVEGTSSLRHSGQTYSVEPLAVGKTESTPVTREVVLPTRTAFSYLVPGGLGVGVLLLAVAIGVISRRVRGQETLANQVHRTRYSEGISAGTVPPSMGRDHVSEDSLEDLVGIAIDSRKRVLFDESEAVYVVDGSTVYYYGDWQSHGD